One stretch of Roseimicrobium sp. ORNL1 DNA includes these proteins:
- a CDS encoding PQQ-binding-like beta-propeller repeat protein → MSFSVESRSLPLITTRAISHPAVMKSFLAFALAASCFPVASMHAEDWPEFRGPDKQGHSTATGLPTEWSERKNVAWKAELPGRAWSSPVVIGDVIYMTNAVGKKDSTDPHDTYSLRVLALNATDGKLLWDTELFNVDSPHTFGVHGKNSYASPTPIYEGGRIYAHFGHFGTACVNAADGAVLWKNDTIKYSPVHGNGGCPVLVDGLLVFSCDAAQNPFIVALDAASGSERWRFQRKADAKKTFSFSTPLVIEVGGAKQLISPGSNVLSALDPQTGKEIWHINYEGYSVIPRPVYGNGMIYFSTGYDRPSVIAVRADGKGDVTKTHIAWTIDRGAPHTPSMLLIDDGLYMVADNGMVTCADAKTGKIHYQERVARQTSASPIYADGKIYIQDELGSGYVLKPGRRLDLISKNELGDKSLASYAVWKNKLLIRTQSALWCIGQG, encoded by the coding sequence GTGTCTTTCTCCGTAGAATCCCGGTCGCTCCCGCTCATCACCACCCGCGCTATCAGCCACCCTGCCGTCATGAAGTCATTTCTCGCGTTTGCTCTCGCTGCCTCGTGTTTCCCTGTTGCCTCCATGCACGCGGAGGACTGGCCGGAATTCCGCGGGCCGGACAAGCAGGGACACTCCACCGCCACGGGCCTGCCCACGGAGTGGTCCGAGCGGAAGAATGTGGCATGGAAAGCCGAGCTGCCCGGGCGTGCTTGGTCTTCCCCGGTGGTCATCGGTGATGTCATCTACATGACAAATGCGGTGGGCAAGAAAGATTCCACCGATCCGCATGACACCTACTCCCTCCGTGTGCTGGCTCTGAATGCCACCGATGGAAAACTGCTCTGGGACACGGAGCTCTTCAATGTGGACTCTCCGCACACCTTCGGCGTCCATGGGAAGAACAGCTACGCCAGCCCCACGCCCATTTATGAAGGCGGCCGCATCTATGCCCACTTCGGCCACTTTGGCACGGCCTGTGTGAATGCAGCGGACGGCGCCGTGCTCTGGAAGAACGACACGATCAAGTACAGCCCTGTCCATGGCAATGGAGGTTGTCCCGTGCTGGTGGACGGTCTGCTCGTGTTCAGTTGTGATGCCGCGCAGAATCCTTTCATCGTGGCGCTCGACGCCGCGAGTGGCAGCGAACGCTGGAGGTTCCAGCGCAAGGCCGATGCTAAGAAGACCTTCTCCTTCTCCACTCCACTCGTCATCGAGGTGGGAGGCGCCAAGCAACTTATCTCACCGGGAAGCAATGTCCTAAGCGCGCTTGATCCTCAAACGGGCAAGGAGATCTGGCACATCAACTACGAAGGCTACTCCGTCATCCCGCGCCCGGTCTATGGGAATGGCATGATCTACTTCAGCACCGGTTACGATCGCCCCTCCGTGATTGCCGTGCGCGCTGACGGCAAGGGTGACGTCACCAAGACGCACATCGCATGGACGATTGATCGCGGTGCACCTCACACGCCTTCCATGCTGCTCATCGACGACGGACTCTACATGGTGGCGGACAACGGCATGGTTACCTGTGCAGATGCCAAGACCGGGAAGATCCACTATCAGGAACGTGTGGCCCGGCAGACATCTGCCTCGCCCATCTACGCCGATGGAAAGATCTACATCCAGGATGAACTGGGCAGCGGTTATGTGCTCAAGCCTGGCCGCCGACTCGACCTGATTTCCAAGAATGAACTGGGAGATAAATCGCTCGCCTCCTATGCCGTGTGGAAAAACAAGCTGCTCATCCGCACGCAGTCAGCGCTGTGGTGCATTGGGCAGGGGTAG
- a CDS encoding extracellular solute-binding protein codes for MKRSMPGGLDQVVKTWEKVRAWCESARQTLRKSVFLRHWWRELVVVAALLLTIAAPFMLKPAQSAAPSRYDRRLVVVTPHHEKIRQEFGQAFARKWKERTGETLYIDWRVAGTGDIALMLRSDFAGAFEYYWTHILTKPWSQRVAGAFGNSKVDLSAPTTEANDVEQEARRAFLDSDVGVGIDVFFGGGAFDFEAQTKAGFLVSTDTSKKHGLDAIFARHPDWFAPEVMPQNVSGEPFYDKGHRWVGACLSTMGIVYNRDVIQRLSLEKEPAQWADLADPKYRGQIALADPNKSGTVTKSFDQLVQQQMQIAIDEIRQKPGGLMKEKDIVNAGIRIGWTRGLQLIQRISANARYFTDNATKIPLEVSQGDAAAGMCIDFYGYSFEEMVRKPDGSARVGFVTPVGGTSVSVDPIGMLRGAPEPEVATAFMEFVLSEEGQRLWNFAPGSPGGPQHYALRRLPARKDFYTEQNRPRMTDSQAEPYEDAKAFTYYPERTGQLFNVLRFLVKTMCVENHDEQRQAWEMITRANLPQRSTEIFSDMSLVNYDAAMELAAMLAKKNKTQELRKARELTMHFRSQYRRAHDLAVGGE; via the coding sequence ATGAAGCGCAGCATGCCGGGAGGTCTGGACCAGGTCGTGAAAACATGGGAGAAGGTGCGTGCCTGGTGTGAAAGCGCCCGGCAGACCCTGCGAAAGTCCGTGTTTCTGCGTCACTGGTGGCGGGAACTCGTCGTGGTGGCAGCACTACTCCTCACGATCGCGGCTCCCTTTATGCTGAAGCCGGCCCAGAGCGCCGCGCCCTCGCGTTACGATCGGCGTCTGGTGGTCGTCACTCCGCATCATGAAAAGATCCGCCAGGAGTTCGGCCAGGCCTTTGCCAGAAAATGGAAGGAGCGCACCGGAGAAACGCTCTACATCGACTGGCGGGTGGCGGGCACAGGTGACATTGCACTCATGCTGCGCTCGGATTTTGCCGGCGCCTTCGAGTACTACTGGACACACATCCTGACCAAACCCTGGTCCCAACGGGTGGCGGGCGCATTTGGCAACAGCAAGGTGGATCTCTCGGCCCCGACGACCGAAGCCAACGACGTGGAACAGGAAGCCCGCCGTGCGTTTCTGGACTCCGACGTAGGCGTGGGCATCGACGTCTTTTTTGGCGGCGGCGCGTTTGATTTCGAAGCGCAGACCAAAGCTGGCTTCCTCGTCAGCACCGACACTTCCAAGAAGCACGGGCTCGATGCGATCTTCGCAAGGCACCCGGACTGGTTCGCACCCGAAGTCATGCCGCAGAATGTCAGCGGAGAACCTTTCTACGACAAGGGTCACCGCTGGGTGGGCGCCTGCCTTTCCACCATGGGGATTGTGTACAACCGGGATGTCATCCAGCGGCTCAGTCTTGAGAAGGAACCCGCTCAATGGGCCGACCTCGCCGATCCGAAATATCGGGGCCAGATCGCCCTCGCCGATCCCAACAAGAGCGGCACGGTGACCAAGTCGTTCGATCAACTTGTCCAGCAGCAAATGCAGATCGCCATTGATGAAATCCGGCAGAAGCCCGGCGGGCTGATGAAGGAGAAGGACATCGTGAACGCCGGGATCCGCATCGGCTGGACACGCGGGCTGCAACTCATCCAGCGCATCTCGGCGAATGCACGATACTTCACGGACAATGCCACGAAGATCCCGCTGGAGGTCTCCCAAGGCGATGCCGCCGCCGGCATGTGCATTGATTTCTACGGCTACTCCTTTGAAGAGATGGTGCGCAAGCCGGATGGAAGTGCGCGCGTCGGGTTTGTGACTCCGGTGGGCGGCACCAGTGTCAGTGTGGATCCCATTGGCATGCTGCGCGGCGCGCCCGAGCCGGAAGTGGCGACGGCCTTCATGGAATTCGTGCTCAGCGAGGAAGGGCAGCGTCTTTGGAACTTCGCCCCCGGCAGCCCTGGCGGGCCGCAGCACTACGCCCTGCGACGCCTGCCAGCACGCAAGGATTTCTACACCGAACAGAACCGCCCCCGCATGACGGATTCCCAAGCGGAACCGTATGAAGATGCGAAGGCGTTCACCTACTATCCCGAGCGCACGGGCCAGCTCTTCAACGTGCTGCGCTTCCTGGTGAAGACCATGTGCGTGGAGAATCACGATGAGCAACGCCAGGCCTGGGAGATGATCACCCGGGCGAATCTTCCGCAACGCTCGACGGAAATCTTCAGCGACATGAGCCTGGTGAACTATGACGCCGCCATGGAACTCGCCGCCATGCTGGCCAAGAAGAACAAGACCCAGGAGTTGCGCAAGGCCCGTGAACTGACCATGCACTTCCGCTCCCAGTACCGCAGGGCTCATGATCTCGCGGTCGGTGGCGAGTAA